In a genomic window of bacterium:
- a CDS encoding DUF3604 domain-containing protein, which produces MRRSLILAVAGLVLATSAPVLEAATARRRLDAYALASAESMRLRAMQVRGGDVAVGQGRLIVRGGLDAAGRQLVAPAVRIAGAATCAAVLGDDVQGAIGTCPRAGDAPGNLVPALAEACTLPGTAAACDAARPVVVQGGAARTLAPGRFGNVVVRGAGSTLSLAAGRYVVCDLKALRGTTVRALGPVELVVAGRLTVNAVVGPTPGVALSPDDVRLHLAGPKARLRRGADVRARVCAPATRVTLARAVLRGSLVAQRIAAVRSTVEAPYAEERAACSQRSRLRHAYFGDLHVHTALSFDAQAFDVRTTPADAYRFAQGDPVSLPPLDPMGNGTQTIAIDRPLDFAAVTDHSEFLGEVALCTTPGSPVYDSASCQAYRVGGNDGTTHFGVRVALSPPARLPDVCGPDNALCLTQGDSVWGRIQEAAADAYDRSDACAFTSFVGYEYTGSRLVSTLHRNVIFRNDRVPYPTSVFEAPTANELWTQLADTCQGGGVGCDALVVPHNANESNGKMFLLEYPGAAGFEDERTQAALRSSMEPLFEVYQHKGSSECFNGIGGIVGASDEQCEFEKRRYDAPPDCGDGTGIGGTITSGCLSRRDFLRGALLEGMREQQRIGVNPLRLGVVASTDTHNGTPGAVSEDGFIGHRGTDDGTPATLLGNGQFYPGGWRFSPGGLVGVWAEENARPALFDALRRRETFGTSGPRIAVRLFGGWDLPAGLCSDPAMLEVAYAQGVPMGGSLGAGPGGAPRLLVSALADAGTPAQPGLPLQRIQIVKGWVAGGQSHQRVYDVAGDPNNGASVDPGTCATSGAGFSSLCTVWTDPDFDPTAPAFYYARVLENPRCRWHTVGCNALPPAERPASCSDPAVPRTVQERAWTSPVWYEPVT; this is translated from the coding sequence ATGCGGCGCTCGCTCATCCTCGCCGTCGCGGGTCTCGTGCTCGCGACGTCTGCGCCCGTGCTCGAGGCGGCCACCGCCCGACGCCGGCTCGACGCCTACGCGCTCGCCTCCGCCGAGAGCATGCGGCTGCGCGCGATGCAGGTGCGCGGCGGCGACGTCGCCGTCGGCCAGGGCCGTCTCATCGTGCGCGGCGGTCTCGACGCGGCGGGACGGCAGCTCGTGGCTCCGGCGGTGCGGATCGCCGGCGCGGCGACGTGCGCCGCGGTGCTCGGCGACGACGTGCAGGGCGCGATTGGCACGTGCCCGCGCGCCGGCGACGCCCCCGGCAACCTCGTTCCGGCGCTGGCGGAGGCCTGCACGCTGCCCGGGACGGCGGCCGCGTGCGATGCGGCGCGGCCCGTGGTGGTGCAGGGCGGCGCCGCGCGCACGCTGGCGCCGGGGCGCTTCGGCAACGTCGTGGTGCGCGGCGCCGGCAGCACGCTGTCGCTCGCGGCGGGGCGTTACGTGGTCTGCGACCTGAAGGCGCTGCGCGGCACGACGGTGCGCGCGCTCGGCCCGGTCGAGCTCGTCGTCGCCGGCCGCCTCACCGTCAACGCCGTGGTCGGGCCGACGCCGGGCGTGGCGCTGTCGCCGGACGACGTGCGCCTCCATCTCGCCGGTCCGAAGGCACGGCTGCGCCGCGGCGCCGACGTGCGCGCACGCGTGTGCGCGCCGGCGACGCGGGTGACGCTGGCGCGGGCCGTGCTGCGCGGCAGCCTCGTCGCCCAGCGCATCGCCGCGGTGCGCAGCACCGTCGAGGCGCCCTACGCCGAGGAGCGCGCGGCGTGCAGTCAGCGCAGCCGCCTGCGCCACGCCTACTTCGGCGACCTCCACGTGCACACCGCGCTGTCGTTCGACGCGCAGGCGTTCGACGTGCGCACGACGCCCGCCGACGCCTACCGCTTCGCGCAGGGCGACCCGGTATCGCTGCCGCCGCTCGACCCGATGGGCAACGGCACGCAGACGATCGCGATCGACCGCCCGCTCGACTTCGCCGCGGTGACCGACCACTCCGAGTTCCTCGGCGAGGTCGCGCTGTGCACGACGCCGGGCTCGCCGGTCTACGACTCGGCGAGCTGTCAGGCCTACCGCGTCGGCGGCAACGACGGCACGACCCACTTCGGCGTGCGCGTGGCGCTGAGCCCGCCCGCGCGCCTGCCCGACGTCTGCGGGCCGGACAACGCGCTCTGCCTCACCCAGGGCGACTCGGTCTGGGGCCGCATCCAAGAGGCGGCCGCCGACGCCTACGACCGCAGCGACGCCTGCGCCTTCACGAGCTTCGTCGGCTACGAGTACACCGGCTCGCGGCTCGTCAGCACGCTCCACCGCAACGTCATCTTCCGCAACGACCGCGTGCCGTACCCGACCTCGGTGTTCGAGGCGCCGACGGCGAACGAGCTGTGGACGCAGCTCGCCGACACCTGTCAGGGCGGCGGCGTCGGCTGCGACGCGCTCGTCGTTCCGCACAACGCCAACGAGAGCAACGGCAAGATGTTCCTGCTCGAGTACCCGGGGGCGGCGGGCTTCGAGGACGAGCGCACGCAGGCGGCGCTGCGCAGCTCGATGGAGCCGCTCTTCGAGGTCTACCAGCACAAGGGCAGCTCGGAGTGCTTCAACGGCATCGGCGGCATCGTCGGCGCGTCCGACGAGCAGTGCGAGTTCGAGAAGCGCCGCTACGACGCCCCGCCCGACTGCGGCGACGGCACCGGCATCGGCGGCACCATCACCAGCGGCTGTCTCTCGCGCCGCGACTTCCTGCGCGGCGCGCTGCTGGAGGGCATGCGCGAGCAGCAGCGCATCGGCGTGAACCCGCTGCGGCTCGGCGTCGTGGCCAGCACCGACACGCACAACGGCACGCCCGGCGCCGTCTCCGAGGACGGCTTCATCGGCCATCGCGGCACCGACGACGGCACGCCCGCGACGCTGCTCGGCAACGGGCAATTCTACCCCGGCGGCTGGCGCTTCAGCCCGGGCGGCCTCGTCGGCGTATGGGCCGAGGAGAACGCGCGCCCGGCGCTCTTCGACGCGCTCCGCCGGCGCGAGACGTTCGGCACGAGCGGCCCGCGCATCGCCGTGCGGCTCTTCGGCGGCTGGGACCTGCCCGCCGGCCTGTGCAGCGATCCGGCGATGCTCGAGGTCGCCTACGCGCAGGGCGTGCCGATGGGCGGCTCGCTCGGCGCGGGCCCGGGCGGCGCGCCACGCCTGCTCGTCTCGGCGCTGGCCGACGCGGGCACGCCGGCGCAGCCCGGACTGCCGCTCCAGCGCATCCAGATCGTCAAGGGCTGGGTCGCCGGCGGCCAGTCGCACCAGCGGGTGTACGACGTCGCCGGCGATCCGAACAACGGCGCCAGCGTCGACCCCGGCACGTGCGCGACGTCGGGGGCGGGCTTCAGCTCGCTCTGTACCGTGTGGACCGACCCCGACTTCGATCCCACCGCGCCGGCCTTCTACTACGCGCGCGTGCTCGAGAACCCGCGCTGCCGCTGGCACACGGTCGGCTGCAACGCGCTGCCGCCGGCGGAGCGGCCGGCGTCGTGCAGCGATCCGGCCGTGCCGCGCACGGTGCAGGAGCGGGCCTGGACCTCGCCGGTGTGGTACGAGCCCGTCACCTGA
- a CDS encoding HupE/UreJ family protein: protein MSRHALVAALAGLLLPVVAMPHSFEPALLALREVGGGLFDVVWKSPMPRGADDPIGGLTPVLPAHCRTLADPGAPAEPETESVEVARFFRVDCGAAGLAGAEVAVEGLPGSRVDVLVRVTWADGRVSLGSLRSGAETLVVPGVAGGEPVAALFARYVRLGVEHIAEGIDHLLFVLVLVLLVDRTRALVATVTAFTLAHTLTLALAVLGIVAVPPAPVEAAIALSIVLVAAEVARGTATAPSLARRYPWVIAFAFGLLHGLGFAGALREVGVPADGVALALVGFNLGVELGQLAFVVLLLPLRAALRRAPVVVQRLPAYAVGTLAVMWTLERVAAFWRPPAG from the coding sequence GTGAGCCGTCACGCGCTCGTCGCCGCGCTCGCGGGGCTGCTGCTCCCGGTCGTCGCCATGCCGCACTCGTTCGAGCCGGCGCTGCTGGCGCTGCGCGAGGTGGGCGGGGGGCTGTTCGACGTGGTGTGGAAGAGCCCGATGCCGCGGGGCGCGGACGACCCGATCGGCGGGCTCACGCCCGTCCTGCCCGCGCACTGCCGCACGCTGGCGGACCCCGGCGCGCCGGCGGAGCCCGAGACGGAGAGCGTCGAGGTCGCGCGCTTCTTCCGCGTCGACTGCGGCGCCGCCGGGCTGGCGGGGGCGGAGGTCGCCGTCGAGGGGCTGCCGGGCAGCCGCGTCGACGTGCTCGTGCGCGTCACCTGGGCCGACGGCCGCGTCTCGCTCGGCTCGCTGCGCAGCGGGGCGGAGACCCTCGTCGTGCCCGGCGTCGCCGGCGGCGAGCCGGTCGCCGCGCTGTTCGCGCGCTACGTGCGCCTCGGGGTGGAGCACATCGCCGAGGGCATCGACCACCTGCTCTTCGTGCTCGTGCTGGTGCTGCTCGTCGACCGCACGCGCGCGCTCGTCGCCACCGTCACCGCGTTCACGCTCGCCCACACGCTGACGCTGGCGCTGGCCGTGCTGGGGATCGTGGCGGTGCCGCCGGCGCCGGTCGAGGCGGCGATCGCGCTCAGTATCGTGCTGGTGGCGGCGGAGGTCGCGCGCGGCACCGCGACGGCGCCGTCGCTGGCCCGCCGGTATCCGTGGGTGATCGCCTTCGCCTTCGGCCTCCTGCACGGGCTCGGCTTCGCCGGGGCGCTGCGCGAGGTGGGCGTGCCCGCCGACGGCGTGGCGCTCGCGCTCGTGGGCTTCAACCTCGGCGTCGAGCTGGGGCAGCTCGCGTTCGTCGTCCTGCTGCTGCCGCTGCGGGCGGCGCTGCGCCGCGCGCCGGTCGTGGTGCAGCGACTGCCGGCCTACGCCGTCGGGACGCTCGCCGTGATGTGGACGCTCGAGCGGGTGGCGGCGTTCTGGCGCCCGCCCGCCGGCTGA
- a CDS encoding peptidyl-prolyl cis-trans isomerase, with protein sequence MVRARHLRSTFLREPLVHFVVLGTALFLLYDRVAPAPVREIVVPASLVQGLVRDAERRTGRTPTPAEADAMVERWIDDEVRYREALDLGLDRGDLIVRRRLVQKMDFLLEGSTPLPLPTTSELEAWLAAHPERWATPDRVTIEHVFAAHRPAGDEAARAAVWLPALADGTPPGTLGDPFLHGGTLAARSQDELANLFGAEFADAVLALPVGPWQGPIPSRYGAHAVRVTVRRPGAVPPLDAIRDRVARDWRAARREALDAQALADLRARWPVRREAAP encoded by the coding sequence GTGGTACGAGCCCGTCACCTGAGGTCGACGTTCCTGCGCGAGCCGCTCGTGCACTTCGTGGTGCTCGGGACGGCCCTCTTCCTCCTCTACGACCGGGTGGCCCCGGCGCCGGTGCGCGAGATCGTCGTGCCCGCTTCGCTGGTGCAGGGGCTCGTGCGCGACGCCGAGCGCCGCACCGGCAGGACGCCGACGCCCGCCGAGGCCGACGCGATGGTCGAGCGTTGGATCGACGACGAGGTCCGCTACCGCGAGGCCCTCGACCTCGGGCTCGACCGCGGCGACCTCATCGTGCGCCGCCGGCTCGTCCAGAAGATGGACTTCCTGCTCGAGGGCAGCACGCCGCTGCCGCTGCCGACCACGTCCGAGCTCGAGGCCTGGCTGGCGGCGCATCCCGAGCGCTGGGCGACGCCCGACCGGGTCACGATCGAGCACGTCTTCGCCGCGCATCGGCCCGCCGGCGACGAGGCGGCGCGCGCGGCCGTGTGGCTGCCGGCGCTCGCCGACGGAACGCCGCCCGGCACGCTCGGCGATCCCTTCCTGCACGGCGGCACGCTCGCCGCCCGCTCGCAGGACGAGCTCGCGAACCTCTTCGGCGCCGAGTTCGCCGACGCGGTGCTGGCGCTGCCGGTGGGTCCGTGGCAGGGCCCCATCCCGTCGCGCTACGGCGCGCACGCGGTGCGGGTGACGGTGCGCCGGCCCGGCGCAGTGCCGCCGCTCGACGCGATCCGCGACCGCGTCGCGCGCGACTGGCGCGCCGCCCGGCGCGAGGCGCTCGACGCGCAGGCGCTGGCGGATCTGCGCGCGCGCTGGCCCGTGCGCCGCGAGGCGGCGCCGTGA